DNA sequence from the Callospermophilus lateralis isolate mCalLat2 chromosome 2, mCalLat2.hap1, whole genome shotgun sequence genome:
CATTAAAAGGAAATACCAGATAATTCAATCTCTTCAAAAGCAGCTATAGGAATTAAAGATTAGTCAGGGGGTAGAAAATTAACAAATGAACTGTGGAACTAGGGGTGTCAATTATCCTGTTTTAAtattagtatatttttccatgagGTATACTTTATAGTACATAAACTATTTTGTAGAAAAAAATCACTTGAACTTGttacttgtttgttttttaacttttggacaaaatattttttgttttaggtgttaggattttttttaataaaagatttttttaaattgtatatggacataatttgtttgtttatttttttatgtggtgctcaggatcaaacccagtacctcacacatgctaggtaggcattctaccactgagccccagccccaggattttctttatttttaaatacaagttACGTTTTCTGATTTTAAAACAAGAATTTTTAAAGTGATTTCTATGTTTTTCTGTAAGGCTCCTTTGagaaattttcagttttttttttaaactttatattaaatataaaataccaTAAAGTTTATAAAGCACAGCAATTTAAATATGCAGTCTATCTATAATGCAATGAACTTCatcagtttggtttttttttgaaagaaagagagagagagagagagagaattttataatatttatttttcagttcttggcggacacaacatctttgtttgtggtgctgaggatcgaacccgggctgcatgcatgccaggcaagcgcgctaccgcttgagccacatccccagcccaattttatcAGTTTTTAAATAGACTTTTGCTTTTTAGAGgagttttaaaacagttttaaaacaaTATTGAGCTGAAGGTACACATATTACCCATGTATACTCTATCTCTCCTGTTATTAACATTCCCCATCACAATGGTAGTTTTTTGTAACTAATAAACTACTTTGAGGCAttattttcacccaaagttgatagtTTACACATTGAGGATCACTGTTTGTGTAGTATACTCTATGGGCTTGGACAAATGTATAATATGTATCCATCATCAGATCACAGAGTACTTTAATTgccctaaaaatcctctgtgTTCTGCTGCATGAATTTTTAAAGGCTTTTCATATTAGGTCTTCACTTAGGCTATCTACTGTCTTTACTATTTTAATATTCTTTGCTAAATATAGACTAAGTTTATGAGTATTTTAAATTGTAGAGCTGCTCTCCATTTACTACATTAcctaatatattttcattttcaggTGAATTGTCAGAGTCAAAAGAAAAGTCATCTATCCCTGATATTTCAAGCCAAAAATTAGAGAAATCAAAGCAGACTGTGCTAGCCGGGCCTGTGAATGGGTCCCAAATCAAGGCTCCAGTCCCCAAAGccagaaaatttatctacaaatcAGATGGTTTAAAACAAGATGATAAACAGTCTTTTCCTAGACAAAGGTCAGACTCTATGAGTGCAAGAGGGGCTCCAAGAGGGATCCTCAAGCGTAACTCCAGTTCCAGTAGTACAGACTCGGAAACTCTTCGTTTAAATTACAACTTCGAACCCAAAAGCAAAATCGTGTCATCTGGCCTAACTATCCATGAGAGAATTTCTGAGAAGGAGCATTCTTTAGAAGATGACTCTTTCTCAAACTCATTGGAGCCATTAAAGCATGTGAGATTCTCTGCAGTGAAAGATGAACTTCCTCAGAGTCCTGGGCTAATTCATGGCCGGGAAGTGGGAGAATTTAGTGTTTTAGAATCTGACAGGTCAAAGAATGGAACAGAAGATGCAGGAGACACAGAATTTCAGGATGACCCTAAACCCTCCCAGTACAGAAAGCCTTTTCTTCCTCATCAGTCAACCTCAAGCCCAAGTGGATCAAAAAATGAAGCATATCAGCCAACGATTTCTGGTTCTGTTCCAAATAATGGGATCCATTCACCCTTGGAAGTTCTAACTGCAAGACCACAGACCATTGAGAACTTGCCCACCACCAATAAACACCAAGCTAAATCATCAGAATTAACAAGGCTTGAATCAGAATTGTCCCCAAATCCTGCTGGTAAGAGAGTTGTCACCACCAGTTTATAAAAATTGACCCAGTAGGGTTGGAATGGTCAGGTTAGCTAACCCTGTAAAAAGATCAATTTTGCCTCCTACACATTTCAGCTTGAATTCAGACCAAGGCCACTGGGGAATGCATATAACTCTAAATGGATTTGGAGGCTTTCCTCAATCACCAGTATTACTAAAAGAACCAGGACGGCATAGTTTCTAGTCCACTATGTtcaaccctaaaaaaaaaaaaaagcctagccATGTTAATTATTTAAACAAATGACAATGTTTTGAGTTAAATCTAGGTATatatagagagtatatatatagaaCTAAAGAAATTGCTAATATTCTTACACGGAGTAAATATATCATTATCTAATGTAAATTTATTACCATTTTACTGAAGTTTGGTTTCTCCTATAATCACAAGAGAACCTTCACTTTCTTAACCTCAAAGGATGGGAAATTTGTCGGGAATACCAACTGTGAAAAACCCGGCCGTGATCTCCAGCCATTTGTTCTTTGACTTtaaaagctctgaagaacctTTCTCCTTAGGCAGTGTAAATTAGAGACAAGGAAGGTGCAACTCGGCTTTCCTGCTAACCAGCCCTCTCTTGAATACCTGACTCCTCTCAGGGGGTACCCCAAAGTACTTTCTTATAACTACATGGTTACTTTGtaattgttactttttaaaaaacagaaaacagtGGGAAAAATAATGCTGTATTATCTCTCTCATATCCAATAAGTATGCATCCAACTctgtggtaatttttttttttttttttgtagtcagGCACAGTTATAATCCAACATTCAAGTTTCTAACTCAGTTGCTCTCCTTCTTTCTTATTAGTATCAGGTTAGCCCTGGCTCACTTTTGCTGAGCCCAGCAATTTTCATACacaatcaggtttcattccttctTGGACATTTAAAATCatctacacacacaaaaaaaattttttttttgatagcaaGACCTTCTCCAAGAAATAAGACAACTCATATTGAAGGAAATTCTAACATTTGACCAAACATTATGAAATAATTGTATATTTACACAAATCATTCAAAGGGTGAAAACATTTTCTTTGGCAATATTTCCCTTTATTATAACTGATAAAAAATTGGTAAACCTTTTATGTTTTTGAAATTGTATTTTCTTTCTCATAaactatcataaaattttgtatttacttatttatgcttTGATTTTTAAATCCCACTGACTATTAAATTTGGGAGGAGAATGTCATCACCTAAACCCAGATAGATTGACAGCCCTTCTGGTCTCAAAGAGTGCTTATAAACAGAGTTTTGCTACTCATTAATATCCTCctttttcccttttggctttcTACAAAGATGTATATTAGTGAATACtggaatataaaaagaaaatcagaaccaagaaaaaagaaaaaaggtaaaaTCTTAAATGTGTGAATAATAAAGATTTGAAATTAGTTCTGAAGTTCAAACTGTCAATATCATACTCATTTTCACTCTGGAAAAAACAAAAGAATTCCTTAAAGGAAGCAAAACATTACCTggcactggattttttttttattttattttttttgagagagagagagagagagagacagagacagagagagaatattttaatatttatttattttagttcttggcggacacaacatctttgttttgtatgtggtgctgaggatcgaactcgggccgcacacatgccaggcaagcgcgctaccgcttgagccacatccccagccctcctggcactggatttttaaatgaactttccttattttaaagtaataactttcattataaaatatttcagaaGAAACGCACACAGAATTATAAAAAGCACCTGACCTGTGATGTCATCATCCAGCATTAACTATTGCCAACATCTAGTATTGGAGCCTCCCAAAAATGTTTAGGTATAATTTGGGTTTGTATGGCTGAGAATTCTTTTTTCACTAATATCACAAATATTTTTCATCATCCTTAAATAGTCTGTAAACATAGAATTCTTAAAGATTTTCCCAAAGGGACTTCCTAATGACAAATAATAATACAATGGGTACGTAGAAAGGAAATCAATATCTACTATATGCCAACTATTGTACAAACTCTCTGTCCTTTTTACATATAGCTAGGGGCTGATGATTAAAATTAAAGACAGAATTCGATTATCTGACATGTCttttaatatatttgaaatgtAGCTGACTTCATAAAATTTCAGCTTACATAATTTTTAGGAATATTCACACATATTGCATAGCTTAGTGTTTTAAGGAAGAGGAGAAATGCTTAAATATCTGAGCCTTGACTACAGTCTGGACAAATTGCCTAATGAGTCTTAACGAAATGCCTGAGTTCCCTCATCCAAAGGTACTATGTGCCTTTTGATTAAGGCTCAGAAAGGACTCTGCTTTCCTGATAGCTTAGAAAGAACATAAATATCCTTCTCTAGCCTTCTAGCAATTGGTTAGCTGATAACCAGGAAGCAGGTAGAGATCATATTCTCTGTCAATCCTTACTTTGAATTATTTGACTCAGGAATAACTTTTGACTTACAAATGCTAGAATATGGGGCAGAATGGAGAGGCCTGTTGAGatcaggattctttttttttattattggttattCTAAACATGTACAAAACAATCACTAACACAGCAGGCCCTATTTTCAGAGTTTCTTGTTTGGTGTATTAGGAGTAAGGCTCAGGAATGCAAATATTCTCACTTTATTATTCAGAAATTCTGGAGGGAATTTCTTGTTTAGACTTACTTGAAAGCTGTTTTTCTAGCTTCTGAAATTATGTAAGTCTGTGGTCCTTAAACTTGGGTTTAAGAGCCCTCTAGGGCTTATGACAGTGTGCCAGGAAATAAGTAAAGTCATGAAATCAGCATGGTGTATCTTCCTGGACTGCTAGTTCTATACAAAGATTTGAGAGTAggagaaaattaatatttaaagtaTAACATGGATCAGAATGTAAAATtcacatgaatttttaaaataagccaATGACTTCAAAGAAATTTCCCAATTAGGTCTACACACATACTTCCAGGGGTCTATCTTTGCCTTTCTTTACTGTCAGTGGGTACCTTTGGTAGAATACTTTAATTAGGATGACTTATAACCTCTGACAGCTGCTATCAGTGTAGAAAGTGCAAATAAAAAGTGCATTTTGAAAAAAGATAAGTGATTGACAATCATTCTTTGGCATGTTTTTTCTTATTTAGAAAAGCATTTCTATGTTGCAGATGAACTGTCTCATTGTGTTGAACCTGAACCATCTCAGGTGCCAGATTGCAGTTCTAGAGACCATCAGCAAGGTAAGCTCCCTCTTCTTGCAACTCTGAAAGCTAAGACATCCTCACACTCTGGTCCATATGCCACTGAGATCAAGAAGACAACTGACGATTCCATAACTAAAGTCCTAGACTGGTTTAACCGAAGTTCTCATTCAGACGACAGTAAGTCATCCTTCCAACATCCCAGAGGAATAGAACCCAAGGGTAAAACAGACTCAAAGTCGCAGGTTGCTATTGCCATGGTGACAGATGACACCAgtctgaaagaaaatgatttaAAGGCATTATCATTCACTAAAGTTAAATTGAAGCCTGTGAAATTTGATTCAACATTACAGGAAGACGGAGATATGTTGGTTTCTGAACATTTCCAAGATAATGCTATAAATATCAGACCCAAATCTATGAATTTGTCCCAACAAGATACCCCGAAGGAAGGTCCAGTTATACGACAGCCATTTGCAAGTTATGATACCTCAAGTCAAGGGAGTAAAAATATGGACAATAGCCAAAGATCAAAAAACACAGAAGATGGAAATGGGGTACCTCTCCCAACCAATAACTGCCCCTACAGTGTTCTGAAAGAATCCAATGCAGAAGTCCAAGTTTCATGTAACACTAAGAATATTGGCAgcttaggtaaagaagaactcaagctTCATGTTCataaaaaatatacaggaaactccAAAGTAGATTTTGACTCTTCAGCAATTGTCCAGGAACCAAATTTGAAAGATGATgtgaaagcagagagaaagagcaaaGAAGGAAATACTTCCATCCTGAAAGCTTCCTTAGAGACAGAGAATAGGGAGTTGCTACCTGGGATTGCCAACATTAGAGCTCCTTCCAAAAAGCCTGAGGTTCACTTACAGCAAGAAGCTGATGAGGTTCCCAAGAACCAAGTGCAAAGAGAGAAATACAAAAGAGTGAGTGACAGAATATCCttttgggaaggagagaaagCTGCTGCTGAGTTAACTTATGAAGAACCCAAATCTTCATGTAGCCAGGAACAATCCACTGCTAAAGCAAACCAGCCTGTGAGATCACAGGATATATTCATGGACAGTTTATCTACAGACCAGAGTGAATATGGTCAGTTCACTGCGAAACGAGTAGTCTTTGATGAGGATGATCAAGCATCCCATCTGTCCAGTTTTCATTCCTCAAATAAGCCTAAAGAGACCAGTCCCCAAATATCAGGTCTGTTGAAACACCATCCTTCAGCTGACCAATCAAATAAAATGTCACTGTTTCAGAATAAGACAAACAAGCATATAAAAAGTCTGCTAGAGGAAGACAGTTTGCATTCTAGAAGAGACATTACTTTACCAGCATTGCAACATCCCTCAAATATTGGGAATGAAATACACACTTCTTTGGAGAAAGACAGATTTCCAATTGGTGAATCAAATGCCAACTTTAAAATTATGTCCCTAAAAGAACGAATGGATGAACCCAATACAGAACAGGTTTATAATCATTCTCAGTTTGAGAATTTGAGAAAGTTTTGGGACTTAGGAGCTAATCCAAACAGTAAGAATAATCCTGAGAAGAGTACTACAATAAGCCAAAAAAATTCTGTGTCTTTAACTAGCCAGAAATGCAAGGAATTCAGTGACATTAAATCATTAGGAAGAAATACCCACCAAATAGAGGTGCTCTCTGTTATGCCAAGAGGGGAAATGGAGAAATTAAATTCAAAATGCATACTCCAGGTGCTACCAAATGAAGCTACATTTCCATTGAGGCCACCTGgaaaatccattcatcattcgGCAGAAAATGAGTCATCaaagaaaaatatggaaaataatatggaaTGCTTTGGTACTCCAGTATTTAAGGAAGCAAAGGATTACTTAGATCAAGAGATTCAGGAATCCATAGTGAAAGCACATGTTTTATCTAAAGACTACAGAGACACTTTTAGTGACAGTGTACAGAAGTTGGTTTCAGAAGGTTCATCACCAGCAATTCAGCCTTCTGGTAGAGAAGCTCATGGAAAACAAATACTCaaaccaggtatttctgaagataGGAACTGGCTTCAAAATACAGATTTTGCTGATGATGAGGAAGAAGCCAAAGGACCTAAAGAGGTCATTGATGAGCATGTAGATAAAACAGTGATGCCTCCAAAGGTCAAACCAAACACTTTGGCTGCTAGTCTAGACAAACTCCTGAAGGAAGCAACTGGAATATCACACTCACCCTTGCAAACCAAGTTAGAACCCCTTACCACTGGAACCGACCTTCAGCTTGAAGAGGATAGATCTTTTGAAAAGGGGATAAAACTGAAAGGCTGTCAGAGAGAGATGATAGCTCCTTCATCAGAGGGCTTTGAAACTTTGGGAAATACAGCTCTCACCCAGAAAGCTGAAAGTGGCGAATTTCAGTTCAACACAGATAACTTGCTTCAGATGGGTGCAGAAAGTTCTCCTCCATTGCATCAGCCTTCCCATCTTCACAGAAAGGGTTCTTTTGAGgatgtggccaactctccacaagaCATGCCTTTTTCCTGGGATGCTCATTTTGCTCCCCAGGATAGAGCATTGCCTTCTCAAAGGGAAATTTCAGAGACCGTAGAGAGAGTCATTCTTCCATCTAAACCTGCATTGAATGATGTAAATGCTGTATTAAAGAAGCTACTTAGAGAAGCTTGGATGAGTAATTCTGCAAGGGAAGCAGGTTCTGAAGAAGTGAAAGCAGAATTTCCTGAAGGAGTACAGGCAGCGGGCAGCCCCCCAAATTCCCTGGGTGCAATCCCACTGTGGGCTACCATGGACACCATCATTCCAGACACGAAAGATTTTTATTCCTTCACTGTAGTTCCTGATGAAACTCATGAAGGTGGATCTCCTTTGACTACTCAGATATCTGAACAGCTCTCTGAGTCGGAACAGCTCCTTAGCTCATCTGTTTCCACTCTGGCACACTATGGCAAAGAGTTACCTCAGGAAGTGGCAGAAATTGTGAGAGAAACAATTATTAAACCCAAATCAGAGTTCCTTGAATTCAGTGCTGGCTTAGAAAAGCTCCACAAGGAAACACTAGAAACCGCCCCTTCAAGATATGAAAAGGATACAGGGACACACACTCCAGCAGACTTACTAGGTAGTACTGAGGCACCCAGGCAAGCTGCTTCCAAATTCCATcccaaggaaatagaagaaactgtTGTAAAGGCTGAGGTTCCATCAATAACTGAGAGTGCTTTTGATATTGGGTTTGAGAAACTTCTTAAAGAAATATCTGAAGCTCCACCTCATTGGCTCCAGGTATCAGTAAAAGAAGAAATTCCTGAGGAGGAACCCTCACAGTCAGAGCAGTCTGGGTTCTGGGCAGAACCAAGAGTCTCTGAAATGAAGGGTAGAAGCAATGGTTTGGAATCTCAAGTCAAACAAATTGTTAAAGTATTGGGAAGAGATGAAGTTGTGAGTGACTTATCAGTTGTTCTTTGTGGAGTTgagatccctggaaccccaccacTTTATGTGGACCATGAAATAGAGACCCTTAGAACAGTAAGCTCCCCAGAGGACAGGGACAACAAAAGTGATGTTGCAGGGGAACTAGGGACTTTTCAGGAACCTGGCTTTGAGGAGGCTCCTAAAGCAAGTGTATCTAAAAGTGAGCAACCTATTTCTCTCctgacaaagaaagaaaaccctaCAAAAATAAGTAAAGTTGAATTGATGCTAACATCATCATATAAGAGACAAGTCAAGAAGCAAGAAAAAGAAGGTTTCTCTGACTCTGATTTTTCAGATGGAAACACGGGTTCTAATGCAGAAAGCTGGAGAAATACTTCTAGTAagcatttttgaatttttaaccCATGATAAATCTGCTTTATGGAATACTGATGTAAAGgatgactttaaaatatttttttttattaacttgACACTTCTAAATGGCACTAAATTCTTTTTGTCACTTTGGTTCTTTATTCAAATGGATTACATAGAAACAGCTTTCCTATAAGCTTGTGTTCCAGAGCCTATCCTTGATTCTCATTAATCTATAGAATTCTTAGGTctccaacattttaaaaataatatttggggTTTAGAAATCatctttaaaacatttaaattagTCTTCCTCCTGGAAATAATTATAATTTCTTAATTGACAATCCTAATAGAAGTTTCTAGtaagagttgtaaaaaaaaaaaaaaaccacaaaaagtaatGAACTGGGCACAAATTTCCCATTTAAGGGTAACATTTTCCTGTAGGTGTGGCTAAATATCAGGGATGAAGTGCAAGGCTGGGCCTTTCCTTCCCTCAGATACTTTGTGCTGCAGTGTTTTGGTCGCTGTTCTCTCCCTGTCATTTTCAATTATCTGCAAAAACTTCACCTTCTAGAATATGACTTTGGTCAGATGACTTCACCTGATTCCATCTAAAGTCATGGCTTGGCAGCTGCATTTATTTGGCTTTAGCCTTGACTGTCTTACTGAATCACAAAATTCATCTAAATGGATCTGAGGGTGCTGGTTTCATCCAGGCTATAAAGAAGACTTGTCTCAGTTTTCTATTCTCACCAACTCTTGGGCATTTTAGTAGGGAAACCCCAGAGCACATTGGAATAAGTAGTTAACCTGATTCAAGTGATGAAATGATAGAGATGCTCTCTGGCTGGGACATTTCAACCAAATGCACAGCTGGTGTTCATCACCTtccttgtgctttttttttttaatatttattttttagttataggtggacacaatatctttatttttatgtggtgctgaggatcgaaccccggtgcctcacgcatggtaggcgagcgctctaccactgagccacaaccgcagtcCCCCTTGTGATTTAATAGAAACTAGATAAGCTTTACTGAGTGGCTGACTTTTGAGATTTGAGTTCCTTTATAAGCAGATGTAGCATCACTCCTTGAACACTGACTAAAGATTTACCTTTAATCCTAATTAGTTAAATTGAAGCCCATTTAACAAatgttactgttttttttttaaatgaaatgctaGTCTctaaaaacaaacatgtaataaaTTCAGCATGTTAACCTTGTTGGGTATTCTCTTAATAAACTGCCCTTTGAGTTTCTAGGGTAAACTGA
Encoded proteins:
- the Sytl2 gene encoding synaptotagmin-like protein 2, which produces MIDLSFLTEEEQEAIMKVLQRDAALKRTEEERVRHLPEKIKDDQQLKNMSGQWFYEAKAKRHRDKIHGADIIRASMRKKRLQVATEQSKNRATEAKESWVNNVNKDASLPPELAGTVEESKEDAAPPSPSPSVVNPASTVIDMSQENTKKSTGSPAKQRKNPFNSSKLPEDHLSPQTQNEQSKNGRAGLFQISKEGELSESKEKSSIPDISSQKLEKSKQTVLAGPVNGSQIKAPVPKARKFIYKSDGLKQDDKQSFPRQRSDSMSARGAPRGILKRNSSSSSTDSETLRLNYNFEPKSKIVSSGLTIHERISEKEHSLEDDSFSNSLEPLKHVRFSAVKDELPQSPGLIHGREVGEFSVLESDRSKNGTEDAGDTEFQDDPKPSQYRKPFLPHQSTSSPSGSKNEAYQPTISGSVPNNGIHSPLEVLTARPQTIENLPTTNKHQAKSSELTRLESELSPNPADELSHCVEPEPSQVPDCSSRDHQQGKLPLLATLKAKTSSHSGPYATEIKKTTDDSITKVLDWFNRSSHSDDSKSSFQHPRGIEPKGKTDSKSQVAIAMVTDDTSLKENDLKALSFTKVKLKPVKFDSTLQEDGDMLVSEHFQDNAINIRPKSMNLSQQDTPKEGPVIRQPFASYDTSSQGSKNMDNSQRSKNTEDGNGVPLPTNNCPYSVLKESNAEVQVSCNTKNIGSLGKEELKLHVHKKYTGNSKVDFDSSAIVQEPNLKDDVKAERKSKEGNTSILKASLETENRELLPGIANIRAPSKKPEVHLQQEADEVPKNQVQREKYKRVSDRISFWEGEKAAAELTYEEPKSSCSQEQSTAKANQPVRSQDIFMDSLSTDQSEYGQFTAKRVVFDEDDQASHLSSFHSSNKPKETSPQISGLLKHHPSADQSNKMSLFQNKTNKHIKSLLEEDSLHSRRDITLPALQHPSNIGNEIHTSLEKDRFPIGESNANFKIMSLKERMDEPNTEQVYNHSQFENLRKFWDLGANPNSKNNPEKSTTISQKNSVSLTSQKCKEFSDIKSLGRNTHQIEVLSVMPRGEMEKLNSKCILQVLPNEATFPLRPPGKSIHHSAENESSKKNMENNMECFGTPVFKEAKDYLDQEIQESIVKAHVLSKDYRDTFSDSVQKLVSEGSSPAIQPSGREAHGKQILKPGISEDRNWLQNTDFADDEEEAKGPKEVIDEHVDKTVMPPKVKPNTLAASLDKLLKEATGISHSPLQTKLEPLTTGTDLQLEEDRSFEKGIKLKGCQREMIAPSSEGFETLGNTALTQKAESGEFQFNTDNLLQMGAESSPPLHQPSHLHRKGSFEDVANSPQDMPFSWDAHFAPQDRALPSQREISETVERVILPSKPALNDVNAVLKKLLREAWMSNSAREAGSEEVKAEFPEGVQAAGSPPNSLGAIPLWATMDTIIPDTKDFYSFTVVPDETHEGGSPLTTQISEQLSESEQLLSSSVSTLAHYGKELPQEVAEIVRETIIKPKSEFLEFSAGLEKLHKETLETAPSRYEKDTGTHTPADLLGSTEAPRQAASKFHPKEIEETVVKAEVPSITESAFDIGFEKLLKEISEAPPHWLQVSVKEEIPEEEPSQSEQSGFWAEPRVSEMKGRSNGLESQVKQIVKVLGRDEVVSDLSVVLCGVEIPGTPPLYVDHEIETLRTVSSPEDRDNKSDVAGELGTFQEPGFEEAPKASVSKSEQPISLLTKKENPTKISKVELMLTSSYKRQVKKQEKEGFSDSDFSDGNTGSNAESWRNTSSSEEEPSPVLKALERSAARKMPSKSLEDISSDLSNQAKVDNLPEELVRSAEDDQKADQEQDTNECIPGISTVPSQPDNLFSHPDKFKRMSKSVPAFLQDESDDRETDTASESSYQLSRHKKSPSSLTNLSSSSGMTSLSSVSGSVMSVYSGDFGNLEVKGNIQFAIDYVDSLKELHVFVAQCKDLAAADIKKQRSDPYVKTYLLPDKGKMGKKKTVVVKKTLNPVYNEILRYKVEKQILKTQKLNLSVWHRDTFKRNSFLGEVELDLEAWDWDNKQNKQLRWYPLKRKTAPVALEAENRGEMKLALQYVPEPTPGKKLPTTGEVHIWVKECLDLPPLRGSHLNSFVKCTILPDTSRKSRQKTRAVGKTTNPIFNHTMVYDGFRPEDLMEACVELTVWDHYKLTNQFLGGLRIGFGTGKSYGTEVDWMDSTSEEVALWEKMVNSPNTWIEATLPLRMLLIAKISK